The following are encoded together in the Salvia hispanica cultivar TCC Black 2014 chromosome 6, UniMelb_Shisp_WGS_1.0, whole genome shotgun sequence genome:
- the LOC125196838 gene encoding growth-regulating factor 9-like isoform X1, protein MYSQPLTAPIAIAIAPPPPGEEKLNLDLEIGSSACANAIEGGLKQVKIERLFSRDQFDELCNQICIHNSIVYGFPVAFHLLLPIWISVFNSLGPAIYNIYPTLSGFSPEKSDHSSVMDDSEPGRCRRTDGRKWRCSKNAVPQQKYCERHMHRGRQGSRKHVEPIQRVSKPINHRAPDVTRMPVMSLVASDVDDRVSVSVQSDLGPSQLRCTNSADYTLSTCSSSRANCLVSGGDHGDGKSSLDDAEPINLSGRTQNVVGNNYVDFNSPRYGLSPKSVLNAAGKIGVGLGATEGGAQRCRRTDGKKWQCRRDVLHNQKYCEAHMHRGVKRLMVKPEHSNHRGVKRLVVKPEHSKHTPAGTAQEAPRAITRNLDSGINLNTLPESPRHPTSNDSSSSASDATTITDENISYCLSNSSLHHG, encoded by the exons GAAGCAAGTCAAAATTGAACGTTTATTCAGTAGGGATCAGTTTGATGAGCTTTGCAACCAAATTTGTATCCATAATTCGATAGTCTATGGTTTTCCGGTGGCTTTTCACCTCCTCCTTCCCATATGGATTAGTGTTTTTAACTCTTTAGGCCCTGCCATTTACAACATTTACCCCACCT TAAGCGGTTTCAGCCCTGAGAAGTCTGATCATAGCAGTGTGATGGATGATTCTGAACCAGGAAGATGTAGGAGAACTGATGGGAGAAAGTGGAGGTGCAGCAAGAATGCGGTTCCACAACAGAAATACTGCGAAAGGCACATGCACCGGGGGCGTCAAGGTTCAAGAAAGCATGTGGAACCGATTCAGAGAGTATCGAAACCTATTAATCATCGAGCCCCTGATGTAACTAGGATGCCTGTAATGTCTTTGGTTGCATCTGATGTAGATGATCGAGTTTCTGTTTCTGTCCAGAGTGATCTCGGTCCCAGCCAACTGCGTTGCACCAATAGTGCTGACTATACCCTGAGCACCTGTTCTAGTTCGAGGGCTAACTGCTTGGTCAGTGGAGGTGATCATGGTGATGGAAAGTCTAGTCTTGATGATGCCGAACCTATAAACTTGAGTGGCAGAACGCAGAATGTTGTTGGAAACAACTACGTTGACTTCAATTCTCCGAGATATGGTTTGTCTCCCAAGAGTGTTCTTAACGCTGCAG GAAAAATTGGGGTAGGGTTGGGCGCTACGGAAGGTGGAGCACAGAGATGCCGGAGAACAGATGGCAAGAAATGGCAATGCAGGCGAGACGTCCTCCACAACCAGAAGTACTGCGAGGCACACATGCACAGAGGGGTGAAGAGGCTCATGGTGAAACCAGAGCATTCAAATCACAGAGGGGTGAAGAGGCTTGTTGTGAAACCAGAACATTCGAAGCACACTCCTGCAGGGACAGCTCAAGAGGCACCCCGTGCCATAACTAGAAATCTTGACAGTGGCATCAACTTGAACACATTACCAGAAAGCCCTCGGCATCCCACGAGCAACGATTCTAGCAGCAGTGCCAGCGATGCCACGACCATCACCGACGAAAACATTAGCTATTGTCTCAGCAACAGCTCCCTTCATCATGGCTAG
- the LOC125196839 gene encoding serine/threonine-protein kinase Aurora-3, with protein MADQPRKPPIQPQTTSKRQWSLADFDVGKPLGKGKFGRVYLAREIKSKYIVALKVIFKEQIEKYGLQHQLRREMEIQTALRHPNVLRLHGWFHDDERIFLILEYAHRGELYRELRKLGHLSETQAATYIHSLTKALAYCHDKHVIHRDIKPENLLLDHEGRLKIADFGWSVQSKSKRHTMCGTLDYLAPEMVEKKAHDYSVDNWTLGILCYEFLYGVPPFEAESQMDTFKRIVKIDLTFPSTPDVSAEAKDLISRLLVKDSSKRLSLQKIMEHPWIVQNANSLGICPN; from the exons ATGGCTGACCAGCCGCGCAAACCCCCGATTCAACCCCAAACCACCTCTAAAAGGCAATGGTCTCTCGCTGATTTCGACGTCGGCAAACCCCTCGGCAAAGGTAAATTCGGCAGAGTGTATCTAGCTCGCGAAATCAAG AGCAAGTATATCGTTGCGTTAAAAGTGATATTCAAGGAGCAAATTGAGAAGTATGGCTTGCAGCACCAGTTGCGGAGGGAAATGGAAATCCAAACCGCCCTCCGCCACCCCAATGTGCTGAGGCTTCACGGATGGTTTCACGACGACGAGCGgatttttctgattttggaGTATGCTCACCGCGGCGAGCTTTACCGTGAGCTTCGAAAATTGGGACACCTCTCCGAGACACAGGCTGCCACG TATATACATAGTCTCACGAAGGCTCTGGCATACTGTCATGATAAGCATGTGATTCACAGAGACATCAAGCCGGAAAATTTGTTGCTTGATCATGAG GGTCGGCTCAAAATAGCAGACTTCGGTTGGTCTGTACAGTCCAAAAGTAAAAGACACACCATGTGTGGAACCTTGGACTATTTAGCTCCAGAAATGGTGGAGAAAAAGGCGCATGATTATTCTGTTGATAACTGGACATTAGGAATTCTGTGCTACGAGTTTTTATATGGTGTCCCTCCGTTTGAGGCCGAAAGTCAGATGGATACATTCAAAAG GATAGTGAAGattgatttgacctttcctTCCACCCCTGATGTTTCAGCAGAAGCTAAAGATCTCATTAGCAGG CTTCTTGTGAAGGATTCATCAAAAAGATTGTCCCTCCAGAAGATAATGGAACATCCTTGGATCGTGCAGAATGCCAACTCTTTGGGGATCTGCCCAAATTAG